A window of Spartinivicinus poritis contains these coding sequences:
- a CDS encoding substrate-binding periplasmic protein: MIRWLYIIQIVVLMVAAPLVISCPLQKLTYITEDYPPHNFVENGELQGVAVDLLIEALKAIKCPIDKRRITVLPWTRGYNMALNKPGIVLFGMSRLNEREHLFKWAGPYIKARVSLIAKKSSKIKIHNINELNNFTIGVVKDDAGERQVKSVGVKPVNLKYGNNHPETLAKMLVLDRFDLWAYEINVANWMFTKSGYNTDDFEVVYSFQSIPAFYAFNKNTPDFIVKMLQDGIDKVSSSKTKSGHTFMDKVYEKYGLK; the protein is encoded by the coding sequence ATGATTAGATGGCTTTATATAATTCAAATAGTTGTTTTAATGGTGGCAGCTCCTCTTGTAATAAGTTGCCCTCTGCAAAAGTTGACTTATATTACAGAAGACTATCCTCCCCATAACTTTGTTGAAAATGGAGAACTACAAGGGGTAGCAGTTGATCTTTTGATTGAAGCGCTAAAGGCTATAAAATGTCCGATTGATAAAAGGAGAATTACGGTTTTACCTTGGACTCGTGGTTATAATATGGCTCTTAACAAACCCGGTATAGTATTGTTTGGGATGAGCCGTCTAAATGAGCGTGAACATTTATTCAAGTGGGCTGGTCCATATATAAAAGCAAGAGTTTCTCTAATTGCGAAGAAAAGTTCTAAGATAAAAATTCATAATATTAATGAGCTTAACAATTTCACTATTGGTGTTGTGAAGGATGATGCAGGAGAAAGACAAGTAAAATCAGTAGGGGTAAAACCTGTAAATTTAAAATATGGTAACAACCACCCTGAAACGCTAGCAAAAATGTTAGTTTTAGACCGGTTTGATCTGTGGGCATATGAAATCAATGTAGCTAACTGGATGTTTACTAAATCGGGTTATAATACTGATGATTTTGAAGTTGTATATTCATTTCAGTCAATACCTGCTTTTTATGCATTTAATAAAAATACTCCAGACTTTATTGTTAAAATGCTTCAGGATGGCATTGATAAAGTTTCTAGTAGCAAGACGAAGTCTGGTCATACTTTTATGGATAAAGTCTACGAAAAGTACGGCTTAAAATGA
- a CDS encoding sensor histidine kinase — MVYNKSNLCRTRYGGLPVGLIIVLLVGLLLSGVIYQLVMHQQFQQLAGVGKNRLVLYNSSIEGVLSKYRHLPYMVTQVSQVKQLLKYPASESLQRWVNDYLFRVEQAANAAAVFILNADGHTIAASNAYTKASFVGNYYGFRPYFKAAQQNLPGQFFAIGVTTGKPGYFYSYPVLSAKAKLIGVAVVKVDLEPLQAIWRQAEESVMVIDHYGVVVLASNPEWKYRSFKALSPEVKQEIEEAQLFSNEQIQPLAISTISETQLGRRVKIAAIPDDYLLQTIQLPDLNWSLVFLSSTTAAKQYSQLTTGLASLFGLFALLTGFVIRQRRLATELMKKTQDEHLASQQAILQEANAKLEERVLERTEKLEAAQTELVQKKKLAALGEMSAAIAHEFNQPLTAIRTYLSSCHLLLKHQRIMELTDNLVQIEQLTGRMTNISKQLKTFAYSQPSTLVSIDLVSLVNDVLMVFNQQPDQPTVDLQLMPDIHQLPVIGDKTRLEQVISNLVSNAASAVKEKPDKNIQLILKGQDESAICQVIDNGPGIDADIIEHIFDPFFTTKEVGVGLGLGLSIAYSFIRDLGGTLAASNNPEGGACFTVTLPRGPCVK; from the coding sequence GTGGTTTATAATAAATCTAACTTATGTCGTACAAGATATGGTGGCTTACCTGTTGGGCTCATCATAGTGCTGCTGGTTGGCCTGTTACTAAGTGGTGTAATATACCAGCTGGTGATGCATCAGCAGTTTCAGCAGTTAGCGGGGGTGGGTAAGAATCGATTAGTGCTGTATAACAGCAGTATTGAAGGTGTTTTATCAAAATACCGACATTTACCTTATATGGTTACTCAAGTGAGCCAGGTAAAACAGTTATTAAAATACCCGGCTAGTGAATCTTTGCAACGATGGGTGAATGATTACCTTTTTCGAGTAGAGCAGGCAGCAAATGCTGCAGCTGTATTCATTCTTAATGCTGATGGTCATACCATTGCCGCTAGTAATGCATACACTAAGGCTAGCTTTGTCGGCAATTATTATGGCTTTAGGCCTTACTTTAAAGCTGCACAACAAAATCTGCCGGGACAGTTCTTTGCTATTGGCGTCACTACTGGAAAACCAGGCTACTTTTATTCTTATCCCGTATTATCAGCAAAAGCTAAACTAATTGGAGTTGCTGTTGTTAAGGTAGACTTAGAGCCATTACAAGCTATCTGGCGGCAAGCTGAAGAATCAGTGATGGTAATCGATCATTACGGTGTTGTGGTATTGGCTTCTAACCCTGAATGGAAATATCGCAGTTTTAAAGCCCTTAGCCCAGAAGTAAAGCAAGAAATTGAGGAGGCTCAGTTATTTAGTAATGAGCAAATACAGCCGTTAGCCATTTCAACAATTAGTGAAACACAATTAGGTAGAAGGGTAAAAATTGCGGCGATTCCAGATGATTATTTACTTCAAACGATACAGTTACCAGACTTAAACTGGTCGTTAGTATTTCTTTCCAGCACAACAGCTGCAAAACAATATAGTCAGTTAACAACTGGTCTAGCGAGTTTGTTTGGGTTATTTGCTTTACTGACCGGTTTCGTAATAAGGCAACGTCGTCTGGCAACAGAATTGATGAAAAAAACACAGGATGAGCATTTAGCTAGTCAGCAAGCGATTTTACAAGAGGCAAATGCTAAACTGGAAGAAAGGGTATTAGAGCGAACTGAAAAATTGGAAGCAGCCCAGACAGAGCTAGTGCAAAAGAAAAAGCTAGCAGCCTTAGGTGAAATGTCTGCTGCAATAGCACATGAGTTTAATCAGCCACTTACAGCAATAAGAACCTATCTATCTAGCTGTCACTTATTACTAAAGCATCAGCGTATCATGGAGCTAACTGATAATTTAGTGCAAATAGAACAGCTGACAGGGCGAATGACAAATATTTCAAAACAACTTAAAACATTTGCTTATAGTCAGCCTTCTACTTTAGTTTCAATTGATCTAGTTAGTTTAGTTAACGATGTTTTAATGGTATTTAATCAACAGCCAGATCAGCCAACAGTTGATTTACAGCTAATGCCTGATATTCATCAGTTACCTGTTATAGGCGATAAAACCAGACTAGAGCAAGTGATAAGTAATTTGGTTAGTAATGCAGCAAGTGCAGTAAAAGAAAAACCGGATAAAAATATACAGTTAATACTAAAAGGACAAGATGAAAGCGCTATTTGTCAAGTAATTGATAATGGCCCAGGTATAGATGCTGATATAATTGAACATATTTTCGACCCGTTTTTCACTACAAAAGAAGTGGGGGTTGGTTTAGGCTTAGGATTATCAATTGCTTATAGCTTTATTAGAGATCTTGGTGGGACTTTGGCGGCTAGCAATAACCCAGAAGGAGGAGCATGTTTTACGGTGACATTACCCAGAGGGCCATGTGTAAAGTAA
- a CDS encoding MarR family transcriptional regulator, which translates to MNTKKLVNLSNQYPRLTVRTLATLMAIGENEGCSVSELSQFMGVNEKNVATTIRRLEEGRAGNPGDKLIRVKQYPDDKRFKLIYLTAKARRILQKL; encoded by the coding sequence ATGAACACGAAAAAACTTGTGAATTTATCAAATCAATATCCCCGTCTAACCGTGCGGACGCTGGCAACCCTAATGGCAATTGGTGAAAATGAAGGCTGTTCAGTTTCTGAGTTGTCTCAATTTATGGGTGTAAATGAGAAAAATGTCGCTACGACTATACGTCGTTTGGAGGAGGGTAGAGCTGGAAACCCAGGTGACAAATTGATCAGAGTAAAACAATACCCTGATGATAAACGATTTAAACTGATTTATCTCACAGCAAAAGCACGGAGAATCCTGCAAAAGTTATAG
- a CDS encoding RsmB/NOP family class I SAM-dependent RNA methyltransferase, with amino-acid sequence MSEPFLPLPEAFIKRLQQIVPPQQLASVLESFYQIKPTSFRINTLKSDPEQVKQQLQDEGFDLQPVAWFNQAFTIPNEQRRALTESNAFYQGEIYIQSLSSMLAPIELAPQPGETVLDLAAAPGGKTLQMACMMNNQGALSAVEPVKSRFFKLKANLEQQGASMVKTYLTDGRTVGGKCPERFDRVLLDAPCSSESRFSQLTPKSWSHWSLKKVKEVAKKQKKLLLSALYSLKPRGIMLYSTCSFSPEENEAIVNHILKKFGEAVILEPLQLSINRLQVPANNLQAHSSTSIPLEIQPGLTEWNQKSLHPELANSTRVLPNKVMDGFYLCKLKKIASFF; translated from the coding sequence ATGAGTGAGCCGTTTTTGCCACTACCCGAAGCGTTTATTAAACGCCTCCAGCAAATTGTTCCACCACAGCAATTAGCATCGGTTCTGGAGAGTTTTTATCAAATAAAGCCTACCAGCTTTCGAATTAACACACTTAAGAGTGACCCTGAACAGGTTAAACAACAACTGCAAGATGAAGGTTTTGACTTGCAGCCTGTAGCTTGGTTTAACCAAGCCTTTACTATCCCAAATGAGCAACGTCGCGCTTTAACTGAGTCTAACGCTTTTTATCAGGGTGAAATTTATATTCAAAGCTTATCCAGCATGCTAGCACCTATTGAATTAGCGCCCCAGCCAGGAGAAACGGTTTTAGACTTGGCAGCAGCCCCTGGCGGTAAAACACTTCAGATGGCCTGCATGATGAATAATCAGGGTGCTCTCTCAGCAGTTGAACCCGTTAAGAGCCGATTTTTCAAACTTAAAGCCAACTTAGAACAGCAAGGCGCCTCTATGGTGAAAACGTATCTAACAGATGGTCGTACCGTAGGGGGGAAATGTCCCGAACGCTTTGATCGAGTTTTACTTGATGCACCTTGCTCCAGCGAGTCACGCTTTAGCCAACTCACTCCCAAATCATGGAGCCACTGGAGCCTTAAAAAAGTTAAAGAAGTCGCTAAAAAGCAAAAAAAACTGCTGCTTTCGGCACTATATAGTTTGAAGCCTCGCGGTATTATGCTCTACAGTACTTGTTCATTTTCTCCAGAAGAAAATGAAGCAATAGTTAATCATATCCTAAAGAAATTTGGTGAGGCAGTTATATTAGAGCCTTTGCAGCTGTCTATTAATAGGCTACAAGTTCCAGCTAACAACTTACAAGCCCATAGTAGTACTAGTATCCCACTTGAGATTCAGCCAGGCTTAACTGAATGGAATCAAAAATCCTTGCATCCTGAGCTTGCAAACAGCACTCGGGTCTTACCTAATAAGGTTATGGATGGATTTTATCTATGCAAACTTAAAAAGATAGCCAGTTTTTTTTAA